In Drosophila nasuta strain 15112-1781.00 chromosome 2R, ASM2355853v1, whole genome shotgun sequence, a single genomic region encodes these proteins:
- the LOC132785969 gene encoding putative gustatory receptor 98a has product MYRKCEERSARSYIRSTGANSVVYDVRHDHLSRFLDFANFVALIAGHILVALDLIWRNCSEHIEQQFQQIRHELRHQFGHKVNLQRLKNYCKLINRLIIIRIVLLLATSIYNCIVDKNPSVPLICNFYSEVIFTLRCGEFTLHSTMVLAFYKKLVEAGKELAQKLNIEWKKTSTDHELFIKQLSRLQHMHQSLWKIQRDIECNFERSLTVVMLKYFVDASVMPYWVYLNIFYNRDYIGLQLYGVAEELGKLLEICVPCWIYTRCDQLQLQFRSIFHGIFANRWHEKLNCGLLSISTQLGQERSLFSIGGFFMLNNKMLGKFIFAVVSYFIIFLQFRLAMNKKEEAVMEHTLNSSIIYAEYK; this is encoded by the exons aTGTACCGAAAATGTGAGGAGCGAAGTGCCCGGAGTTACATCAGGTCAACAGGTGCAAACAG TGTGGTCTACGATGTGCGACACGATCATCTCTCCCGCTTTCTGGACTTTGCCAACTTTGTTGCTTTGATTGCCGGACACATACTTGTGGCTTTGGATTTAATTTGGAGAAATTGCAGTGAGCACATTGAGCAGCAATTTCAACAGATTCGACATGAACTCCGACACCAATTTGGACACAAAGTGAATTTGCAACGCTTGAAAAACTATTGCAAACTAATCAATAGATTAATAATTATACGaattgtgctgctgctggcaacttcaatttacaattgtaTTGTGGACAAAAATCCCTCGGTTCCCCTCATCTGCAACTTTTACTCTGAGGTGATTTTTACACTCCGCTGCGGTGAATTTACTTTGCATTCAACAATGGTCTTGGCTTTCTACAAAAAGTTGGTTGAGGCGGGCAAAGAACTTGCTCAGAAGTTGAATATTGAGTGGAAGAAAACGTCAACTGATCatgaattgtttattaaacaaCTTTCGCGACTGCAACACATGCATCAATCGCTGTGGAAGATACAACGCGACATCGAGTGCAACTTTGAGCGAAGCCTCACTGTAGTTATGCTCAAGTATTTTGTGGACGCTTCTGTGATGCCTTATTGGGTGTATCTCAATATATTCTATAACAGAGATTACATTGGATTGCAGTTGT ATGGCGTTGCTGAAGAGCTGGGTAAACTATTGGAGATCTGCGTTCCCTGCTGGATTTATACACGCTGCgatcagctgcagctgcagtttcGTTCGATATTTCATGGTATCTTTGCCAATCGTTGGCATGAGAAACTAAACTGTGGCTTGCTGAGCATCTCCACTCAATTGGGACAGGAGCGAAGTCTGTTTAGCATTGGCGGCTTCTTCATGCTCAACAATAAAATGCTGGGCAAG tttatttttgccGTCGTTAGttacttcattatttttctgCAATTTCGCTTGGCTATGAACAAAAAGGAAGAAGCAGTCATGGAACACACTTTGAACTCTTCAATAATCTACGCTGAATATAAGTAG